The following is a genomic window from Devosia neptuniae.
GAGGATGAGGCTATCCTGACGCAGCGCAGTGGCAATGCCCCAGGCGACATTATGCGCCACGGTGGAGCCCCCTGCCCCACCCTTGGCGGAGACAAAGCCGATGGTACGGCCGATAGGAGCGCCCCCTTCGGCCGCGAACAGGTCGGTGATGGCCGAGACGATCTGCGCCGAGGTGGCGGGCAGCACCACATATTCGGAAACGCCCGAGCGGATCAGTTCGCGATAGAGCGGCACGTCGTTGACATGGCCAAGCACGATAAGGCGCGTGGAGGCGTCGCAGACTTCGGCCAGCCGCTCCAGCGCCAGCGGAATCTCGGACGGCGAGAGCGCGGTTTCCACGATGATCAGATTGGGCGTGGGGTTGGATTTGTAGGTTTCGACGGCGCCTTCGATACCCCCATTGTGCGTGGTCAGCGCCACCTTGGACATGCGCCGGTCATGAATGGCGCTTTCCACCAATTGGGCGGTTTGAGAATGCTCGCAAAAGGCCTGGATGGTGATGCGCGGAATCAGGCGGGCGCCGGCCGAAATTTCGGCCGCGGCTTCTTCGCTCTTGGTTTTTTCGGGAGAGAGAAAACTCATCGTACTAAACTCCTGGGGCCGCGCTCAATCGAGCACGAAGCCGACAGATCCGTTGAAACCGCCGCGCATTTCGATATCGCCACCGACGCCGTAATTGCGCTCCATGCGGCCGAGGAAAATGGCTTCGGCATCACTGGCTGCTTCGAACTTGTCGGTGGGCAGAATGGGCTGCTGGGTCATCGGGGCGGCGAGATAGGGCGTGACGATGATGACCAGCTCGGTCTGGCTGCGCTGGAAATTGCGCGAGCGGAACAGGGTGCCCAGAATGGGGATATCACCCAGGCCCGGCAGGCCCGAAATCTGCTGGCGCAATTTGTCCTGGATCATGCCGGCAATGGCGATGGTCTGGCCCGGGCGCAGCTCGATGGAGGTCTTGGCGCTGCGATTGTTGAAGCCAGGGACGGTTTCGCCGCCGATATTGAAGCCGGTCTCGGCGATTTCGGAAACCTCGGTCTCGACCTCGAGCCCCACCACGCCATTGGACTTGATAGTGGGCGTGAATTTGAGCTTCACGCCAAAATCCTTGAGCGTATAGGTGCGGTTATTGGTGGCCGGATCGATGGCGGAGAGAATGGGAATTTGCCCGCCGGCGAGAAATTCGGCGGGTTCACCGGAAATGGCGGTGAGAACTGGTTCGGCCAGGGTGCGGAGCGCGCCGCGCTGTTCGAGCGCCCGCAGCTCGGCCGTGAGCGAGACATTGCCGGCCGAAAAGCCACCCGTAACGCCATTGGGTAGGGTGGACTGCGTGCTGTTAATGCCGGCGTTGAAATTGCCGATGGAGAGACTGCCAGAGAGGTTGATGCCAAGCTGCTTGACGGTATCGCGTGACACTTCAGCCACGGTGACCTGCAGCATGACCTGCTGGGAGCCGGAAATGTCGAGAATATTGGCCACGTTCAGCGGATCGCCCGCAAACTGGATGGCCACCTGTTCGGCGCGCTGCTTGTCGTCGGTCGACAGCACCGTACCGGTGAGCACAACGCGGTTGGTCTCATCACCCAGCGTTACAGATTCAACGCGGATATTGGAGCCGGGAATGACGCGGGCCAATGCCTCCTGGAGGGCATTGCCGACCTGGGATGGCTCCTTGATGACGCGGATATCGAGCACGGAAATCGTGCGGCCCTGATCGTCAAGGAAGAAGATATTGGTATCGCCACCCGAAATGCCCTGCACGATCGCCCGGGTGCGGGTGCGCATGATGGCGGCAGCCACAGTGGGCTGGGACACCACCACTTCGGCCACACCCGCGGGCAGATCGACGATGATGGATTTGTTGAGGTCGAGTTCCATTTGCCGCGTGCCGCCGTAGGCGGCGGACGAGATGGTTATCTGCGCCTCCTGAGCAGCCGCCGGCTGAAGCAGAGTGGCGCCGGCCAACAGCGCCATGACGGCCGAAGCCAGGAACTTGCGGGGCAAAACGGAAATGGATGTGAGCATGGTTGCCTCTCGCCCTACTGGGGCAACACTTGCGGCGCGGTGACGCTGGCCGGCACATTGAGGGGAGGAGTGTAGACACTATCGACGGGGAAACCTGTGACGGCCGGCGGATTGAAGGCCTGGCCGCCGCTGGTCGAGCGCACGCTTTGTTCCCGGCCGAAGCGGATCAGCCGGATCGACTGGCTGCCGCCGGCATCGGCCACGCTATTGTCCTTGAAATCAACCACCGAACGCAGGGTCAGGCTGAGTTCGCCACGGGTGGCGGCATTGATCAGCACCTCAGCCTGGGGCGGCAGCAATTCGAGCGTGGCAATGGTGGCGTTGTCGAACACGACTGGCGTGGGCGAACCTGTTGGTGTCTGTCCGACTTCGGTGCCGGTGACGCCCATCTCGCCCAAGCGCTTGCCGATGGCGAGCACCCGCACATTGGAGAGGATGACTTGGGATTGTTGGCCCATTTCGGTGGCGGTGGTCAGCACCACATCGACATGATCATTGGGGACGACGAAGCCACCAGCGCT
Proteins encoded in this region:
- a CDS encoding type II and III secretion system protein family protein; its protein translation is MLTSISVLPRKFLASAVMALLAGATLLQPAAAQEAQITISSAAYGGTRQMELDLNKSIIVDLPAGVAEVVVSQPTVAAAIMRTRTRAIVQGISGGDTNIFFLDDQGRTISVLDIRVIKEPSQVGNALQEALARVIPGSNIRVESVTLGDETNRVVLTGTVLSTDDKQRAEQVAIQFAGDPLNVANILDISGSQQVMLQVTVAEVSRDTVKQLGINLSGSLSIGNFNAGINSTQSTLPNGVTGGFSAGNVSLTAELRALEQRGALRTLAEPVLTAISGEPAEFLAGGQIPILSAIDPATNNRTYTLKDFGVKLKFTPTIKSNGVVGLEVETEVSEIAETGFNIGGETVPGFNNRSAKTSIELRPGQTIAIAGMIQDKLRQQISGLPGLGDIPILGTLFRSRNFQRSQTELVIIVTPYLAAPMTQQPILPTDKFEAASDAEAIFLGRMERNYGVGGDIEMRGGFNGSVGFVLD
- the cpaB gene encoding Flp pilus assembly protein CpaB; translation: MKPARLILILVAVVAAGLAAFLVTRGGPAPEQVVSEVVRQEAKAQVLVARAAVGIGERLTAENLEWQDWPEGAVRPEYVTSTAMPDAPAQLTGAVVRFEFFPGEPIREAKLVRADQGYLSAVLGQGMRGVSVGVTAVSSAGGFVVPNDHVDVVLTTATEMGQQSQVILSNVRVLAIGKRLGEMGVTGTEVGQTPTGSPTPVVFDNATIATLELLPPQAEVLINAATRGELSLTLRSVVDFKDNSVADAGGSQSIRLIRFGREQSVRSTSGGQAFNPPAVTGFPVDSVYTPPLNVPASVTAPQVLPQ